The sequence GAATACTAAAAACCCACTACAGTTAGAAACGTACAACACGCAACTTAAACGAGTTTCATCACATTTAAAACTTTTGCCACACATTACATAAccaataaaccaaaaataaagaaactgagCCTTTCCTAAACAAAATTATAGACTGAAGTCGCTGATTTAGAAAACACTTTACAAGCCTCAAGATAATTAAAACTGAGTATTAGCTGTGTAAAGTTAATGTATCAAGTACAAGAATTAACAGTATGTAcaaatcattaatacataaaagaatgaaataaaaagtattgttctctaatcaaaattaattgtatagaaaatacAAATCCTGAGAATATTAACACAGATTCATAATAACACTGCAATAGTACAGAacttttaacctgttcagtgccgtagatgagataactcgtccaagccgatcggtaacacagtgtcatggacgagttaattcgttctcaataaaacctaacttcaacgctagatgtcagcaccattcatgcatttgacctacttacaaattgtttcactttcgatccaaaatggcatcacgaaTAAAGGTTATAAAacgaagaagcattagagttgtattgtagcagctgaaatacttggcagtcaacaggttaaagaaaCATGTTAAACATTCTTATTAAATCAATGGAACACATTTGTAGGTGTAACAAGAGAAAAAAGTTACTAGAAGAATCTCatcaatttcagtttttttatctcTTCCATCTGTTTTATCAATGACATACTGGCTTTCTTCTGTGGCTACCATGTCAAATTGAACTATGGATCTAAGTATAGTAAACGCTGCTGACCCACCACGGGGAACTTATGTTTTAGATATTATATCttgagtttaaaaacaaagttgcatataaatattttaatttaaataaagtattccTTGTGTAAGTCAAAACTGAGGTGACCTACATAGGATTTGAACCCTGGTAGTTAAACAATATGACAGGTATTAGCCTCACAACAGCAGAAATTTAAGGTTCCGTATTCAAGTATTCTAGTTAGTGTAGGTTTATCAACATTTTGAATATCATTTACAGTGTTAAAGAAATCTTCAAAATAGCAGGttaagaagatgacctaggaaggttgaaacattgttctcttcttatcaatacaagtgttaataccagccattctgagatgctttttttttttaatatatatttaacagacTTGTCACAGAATATACTTTTCATTGTTTGGAAGTTAGAATTCTCATACTGTTAGTATCTACAGTAAGTGACAATTCATGTAGTACAAGTGTAagtaataagtttttaaaaacattaaacacatttttctaaatataaatatttatacttaaaatatgatTAACTTTGAAGTTAGTGGATTATAACACAACTAAACTAATCAgactatttgttattttttaactgacTGTTTACTTAAGAGCAATGTGGTCAAACATTTAGTAATCCAAATTACTATTATTACAGAGTCTTGtttcacaaacaatactgaatatttAGTTAGTGTTCAACAGTTAAAATGAAACATCACAGCAGTTAGAATTTAACTAACTTAATCATAAATTATCATCTAAATAACTTattcttattaatataataatggtttttatatttcataatttataacaaaagtttcattttacaaaataaatacatgttattttaacTGGGCAGTATTTAAAATACCAGTTACTTTAACCCAGTTTTTGTTCAAATTACATTTCCCTTAGTAAGTTACAGAACATTGTCCATAACTCTGTCCTAAATACACTCAAATATGTACAACAATAATACATTGTCTGGAGACGTTTATACAGTACTACTGCAACAAATAACTGACAGAAAGTCttgaattgtttaaaaatgttaagcaaTACAACTGCCCTGTATATGACATTTTCATGtactaactaattaataaatataattaataagctTGTCAATCAATTACTAAAAGCTCTAATTTCCTCATCTGTCAGACATGAAATGTGGAACTTTCTAAAACAGCACTTTTATAAAAAGCCATATAATCCTGCTTCAACTCAATATTTTCAACTGTTCCTTGAAAGTTAGTAGAATTTTGCCAGCTTATCACTATTAATGTTCAGCCCTCTAATAGGCCCCAAGTCTACATTTGGACATATACTTACATTATTTCAACCTTTCTAATCCTTCTCATACATTCCTTCCCCAAACTAAACACCAAATCATCTTTAATAAACTTTTCACATACCCAatccaaaaaagaaacaaaataatccaACATGAATTAATTCATAGCAtattcattataaacaaaatttcttgCATTCAAACAACTGCATACTGCCAGTCATTCCAATTTGATACCTTGGATTATATGGTCTAAAACATTATTAGTTTACTTCTAGTACTTAATAAAGCCTAAGTTGTGAAACTACTTCAAGTGTATTTGGCATTTTGttagaaatttaacaaacataGGCTAATAGTAGCCAACTCTACATTCTTGCCAAGTTTGAAGTTTAGCACATCTGAAGAAAATCCATATTTTGTGTCTATCATTTACTGTTATCTTTGTAGCAGATAAAAGAAATATGAGCTAAATCAGATGGAAGTAACttgaaattatgttaatatttagctagttatttaacatatattaaatgGATAAATATGCAGTTAAAACACAAACTGATCTGTGAAACCTAACATTTTCAACCAGCATGGACCCTACTGTTTCATCTCGGTTGTATATCCCACATGTTTTGGAATCCTTCATTGTTACTCCTATTACTacacaattcaacagaccaaacacTGTTAAAAGTAGTAATGCCTTAGTCCAAACCTCACATCAAATTTCCAAACTGTAAAGTAGTATCCTCACACTGTCCTCTTTAGTCCTACAGTCTGCAAATCTtattaaaacactgaaatatataGTTTCCATGTCTAATGATTTTAAAAATCTCGCCTATGTTATTCAAAGCCCCTCCCTTTACCAACAAAACCATTCTAAGAAATTTCAACCTGTCACAATATTAAACTCTCCAACAGTTTAACATCATTCCTTACATAGTGACCAACTATGAACACAACACATGACTATAGCCAGCACCTTGGAATGAAACAATGACCTTCagtttttttacatagaaaacaccCTGTTTACCTTAATAGTAGCTCACATATGTTATTTAGAAAGCTTTAATACCTATTCATAAGGTCATTATCCTTACAAACTTTACCTACTCCATCAAAAAAGGATACATATGTTGattataggtttttttttaactcaatGTAATAAAAGGGCACATGATTATGTATAAATAAGTTCAAGCAAATATATTAACATCATAGAAATAATTtagagaaattaatattttctcttattactatttttagttatttcatcCATCCATGTCtcacataaaaataatcaattaacaAGTCCAACAATTGATTACCAAATTGTAATAGAAGCATAGCTATCTGAAACTAAGAAGGTATTAGCTAAGATTAAAAGGACTAGCTCAGCACTCAATTCAGTTTTATATGCAGAACAAAGCAGAATTCTATCCCTTAGTGACAGAAAAGCCATTTTACTTCCCAATGTAACTGCACAAAATTGTActtcagtaattttttaaaattaaaatacttcaccttgttaaactattttacatattttaacatatttgtttaaGATAACACACAATCAGTTTCTTACCACTCTTACAATAATACTACCATGTTATTGGACTAATGACATCTGAATAAACAACACTCACTATTTTAAgtactttcaaatataaaattacacaaacatttaaacactGCTTTAATAGATTTAATTAATAGCCTTTACaagtacattttattacttattacagTACATCTTCATTTAGCACTAACTCTATGAAGATCAAGGTTTCTGATTAAATGTTCACCCACTGCATTAACACTGATGTCAATGCAAGACACTACCAACATTTGAGATCAGGTTGTATCATTATCTCTGATCTCTATGGAATTATCAACAGTTATCATCTAGATGAAGATCGATATGGTAAACTGTGTTACATTGCCACCTAGAGGCTCTTCAAGTAGAACAGGTAATTCATACAATCTTTAAAACTCAGTGTGTTAATTACTTCAATTTtctcatgaaataaaaaaaaacaaacttatattattcttatagtttatattacaaatacagttaatagtattagaaataacagaataatCAACCATAACAGTTTCGGACCACTGAAAATAATGCAATTCACATTAGaacttataattaaatacaacaaatgtcaataatgaatatttaaaaatgtataatgtagAATAACATAAAACTTTACTTTAACAGTAGTAACTTACGAACGAATTATGAAATTTAGGCCTAACTGAAACAACTATAACGTTTTCAACATAAAAGTTAAACCAAATCCTTTACTTAAGCCTACTGACCTGATGAGGCTCAAATAACAAGTTCCATATATACACCTAAAACGCACTTTTCTGAAACAGATAAATCTAACAATAATCTATTACATTAATTTACAACTAAttatattcaacaaaaaacaCTCTTTCGATCCTCACAATTCGATAcctttagaaaaaataaatacctCAGATACAAGAGGTTTTTATCGTTCTAGATAACTCTATAACCTGATGATAAAAACGCTACCTATCGGTAATCTACGTAGTTCTCTCCCCCTTCCTAGAGTTTTGAAATTACTGATTTATGTGTTAATTACACTGTTCACATATAAGGTGTTACTGGGATGATTTTAGTTAACGaaaattcaaagtttaaaatGTACATCGTTTgtagaaattaatgtaaaaacagGCAAGATTATTTCTGGGAACATTTTCGGTGTCAAtcttacagtttttaaagtataaattgttaatattattgtaaagagaacatttcttcatctgaaataaaataattaattattataaaacttcgtaaactatttattataaatggGTTTCTAGTTCACGCTTTTAAAGTACACGATCTACACATAAACTCAAGAAAAATTCttctacaataaattaattttaagaatgaAGAGATTAGGCCTTGAATGTTGATTGGAGTGTATTAATTCTTACTACTGCCAATTATTTGTGCTTTTTATTCTGTTCAATGAAACATTTACTCATTTTTGTAGACAGCACATATTAATCACATATTAATGAAGGTATaggtaactttaaaatattttattatgatgtATCACGGTTTGTTACAGCGGAATACACGTGAAACCAATATTCCAAAGTTCTAAAAATTCTGACccctactagtacagcggtaagtctatagatctgtaacgctaaaatcaggggttcgattctcctcggtaggctcagcagatagcccgatgtgcctttgctataagaaagcacacacacactctaGAAATTCTTGACGATCAAAAATGAgtgatatatttatgaaaaatgatTACATTACCAagttaattcatttaataaattattacttagACATTTTGGAAAGTATCCCACTTACAGCTAGAGAGTTTTCCAGATATATCTATATCAATCTCATAAACGCTATCAAAATACGATATAATAATGTGCTACTGCTTTCATTTTAATCAATAATACATAactgaattttttattataagagcttcgattattatataattatgaaCACAATGCAGGTAACATGCTTAATAATAGTgatgtgtataattttttatacattcttCTTAATAAGTCCATTacggatttaatttgtttatattcataGCTGTGACAATGTATGCaggtatgaaaataaatttatatataactttaatatggaacttgttatattttgtaataaaacagtaattacaCCCAATTCTGTGAAATTGCAATGGATCATTTCATTGATTGAGAAATTTGTCGTGGTTACTGATGTTTTAATCCGAGTGAAAAAATAAGATGATGTTTTTAAAGGATTTGGTACCAACCTTTGAACACAAATATAACGTAAATGTAAACAATGGaaattagaataaacatttagaCATCCACAGAGGGCGGTTTATTTTTCGTCGTTTGTCATTGTAAATAAGATGGAACATCAAAAATCGCTTGAAGACAAATTAAGAGAAGCTGCGTGCTATGGTGACGAAGAATCAATTCGATTGTTGCTTTCAAAGGGagtaaatattaatacacaaCAAGATATAAATGGATGGTAAGACTACATGGGTTATTTCTATTTCTACTATTCGTCTTACTTTCAAGTTGTGCTTCATTTTTACAGAATTATTCGCATGGATTCTTAATTCactatttatatttcaacttCAATCCAATAAGTTCTACATCTTCGCTGAGCTCAGAAACTTTCTGAGAAAGCGGAACAGATGAAGTTCtgtattaaaatagtaattacaagttataaaaataatgaactttaAAGGTAAAACAGTATATACTTTAATTAGAATTAAATAGCACAACTATCTCATAACCAGCTATgcaatacttgttttttttttcaaagcatgaTTTCTTTGTTCATATTACTCTTTCtgcttttcatttcttttgttttaaatttaaaaatagagtACGTATATATAAACATGGCAATATTTAAGTTACTATTAACAGATAAACCCATTAATTAGGATTTCTATTCTTGCTTTTCGTAACACTGAGTGACACAGTATTTCCAAACATTAGTCACTGATGATAAGTAAATAGACCTTAAAATTTAAACAGGTAGGGTAAGTTTCTCTGTTATAGTAAACTTTCTTATTATTTCAACCAGATTTGTTAATATTACTTATCAGTTGataaacagtgttaaaatttaatttttgtttttgttaaaactacTAATTTGCCATGTTAATGTTGccaaaattgtttcattttcacAATTTGTTTTACACGTTATACCTTTcataatagttattattaaacaacatgtGATATTTATCCTGCACTTAAGTTGTAATCCAAAAAATGATTGATTTGGTAttataatttatggttttaaacAGTATAAATGAGTAACTTAgctactgtttgatttagtaaataatttctttatgacTGTAGAAGGGCCTTTAACTTCTCAAGAACTTACtgaatttgttaaaaattgttcTTTAAACTAAAAGAGTAAGTGAAGCTCGAGAACTATTATTgcagtaaaaaacaacagaaatatattGCATGTTCCATTCCATTAAGTACAAACCATTAGATAATCtatgtaattaaaatgttgaatctGATCAGATTGATAAGAAgagattttaaagaaataatcagAGATCTTTATTAGAAATGGTAAAAAAGATGAATGGCACTACATTTGTTTAACTTGTGTTGCTTAATGATACTGTGGTAATGAGTGCGACATTAAAAGGTTTGTTTAGAAGTTACATATGTAGGTGCAGCACTGTTCAAGGTAGTGCATAAAGTAGTTGATTTttaagttgaaattaaatatatacaaacaactaGTAAATACCTTAGCCCATTTTAAATCCATTTATGCAGTAACTTGTCCAGAAGAGTTTCTAAAACTTTCACactgttaattataattactagTAACTAGTATTAATTAGGAGTAACAAGCAAACCACTTTGGTCATCAGTTGATTGTATAAGCTGTTAATGGTGTTTTTAGCCCTTAGagttaacagtaaaattattgaAGATACTACCATAGAAAACGTGTGTTCCATGGAAAAATAGAAGTGTTGATATCTATGAAAAAATTTCCTGTTATATGGAGAATCTGCAAGTATGTCAGGGAGATAACTTTCTTCTTTAGGACTCCTCTCCATTGGGCAGCAAAGAGGGGACATGCAACTGTAGTGAAATATCTTTTATCCCAAGGAGCAGAAGCTTCTCAGACATCAAATAAAGGAGAAACTCCTGCAGCTGTGGCTCTGAATGAGGAAATTAGAAACCTTTTGGGAGGTGAGTCTGGTTACTAATGAAAACAGTTCCAGttatcttaaaattattaaaagaaaaaaaatatcagtaGTTCCAGAATAAAATGTGTGATGGGGAGATGAacagtgataaatatttttatgagaagTAAACACTTCAGTGGTAATTCGCACACACAACAAAAATTCTGTAAAtaagatatttcattattttgtagggatgttttctttgttttttagcaATTTCTTCTGTGAAGATAATAGAAATGATATACTTTATCAAGTTTTGTTACTTTCAGGTGGTTAGTACAGTGAATTTTGAAGTTTGTACAACTTCCTTTCTATCATTCAAATGAATTTTATAAAGATATGATTCTCAAAcatcacaaatttatttattttttctaggtgagactattaaagaaaaaaatattagtgaTAATAAATCAACTCTTGTCATCACTCCAGGATACTTAGCTTATCCACCTTTGGCCTATCAGGTAGACACTAAAGATATAGAAAACTGCAGTATAGGTAATCAGAGAAATCCTTTGAATATGTGTGAAGTAAACCACTTCAGGTCAGCCTTATCTAATAAATATGATGGTAAGTGTACAAAATAAAGACTGGAAAAGAGGAAGTATAGGTATAGAATATTATTCCTGAATTCTGTGGACTGCTTCTACTTTaaagatttcaaacattataaggTGTTTCAGTAATATTTCACCTACACATCTTTGTCAACTTGAATTGATTAGTCCTGCACTAACTTCTTATTACcttatgtgaacattttttatgtagaggtAATCCTTAGATTAATGATTTGGAATCCATTAGAGTTTCACTACCTTAACACCATGAGTGAGGGCAGAACTGATCATGAAGACAATAATATGATGTATGAAGCTGACACTTAGGAAAAGAGGAACTGGTAGTGTGCTATGGATACCCTTCCCCGTCTCCATTTATAACATTTACTATTTAAGCCTGACATAATATTGTGTTTATTGATGTTTACCcaaaattttcatttgtaaattgACTTCtgttattacttaaaaattaaataatgttttggaAAAAGTTAATATCAGTATAGTAGAGTTCATCTGTTAGTTAGCATGGTTTGGTGATGAGTTCATTTCTGTGTACTTTGTTTCTCCATGTAAGTGCATTGTGTTATTTCATCACTCATTTTGTGAGAGTGTGTCCAGAGGTCAAAACCATGATCTCTGACAAGAGTAAGTTGGTGTAGTTTGATGTAAAGGAATTGGTTACTTTTCCTGATTTTCTAACAGTTTGGTTGTATCCAGAATTTGAAGTTGGCCTTGATTTACGATGTAgcttgttttataattatgtcCTGCTAATGCTAATTTTTGTAGATGTGTTAGTCTACTCATATACTTGTGTTCTTTTAGTCTCTATTCTATGGTTTATCCTATTTATCCAATGTACATATTTCTTCACAAACTTGTTACTTTGTAgacatttttttgtttacttgatGGGTTTTTCaccattattcattatttttgatagtttttcaaatttaa comes from Tachypleus tridentatus isolate NWPU-2018 chromosome 12, ASM421037v1, whole genome shotgun sequence and encodes:
- the LOC143233733 gene encoding ankyrin repeat domain-containing protein 40-like isoform X1; this encodes MEHQKSLEDKLREAACYGDEESIRLLLSKGVNINTQQDINGWTPLHWAAKRGHATVVKYLLSQGAEASQTSNKGETPAAVALNEEIRNLLGGETIKEKNISDNKSTLVITPGYLAYPPLAYQVDTKDIENCSIGNQRNPLNMCEVNHFRSALSNKYDATVSPELVLKVRVAHLDDSDFIEIDLPGSNLTFKHLVDVCCCELGIDSETILKIRKLPNTIIRKDKDVQRLQNFQEIEIILEGKDLLGSCTHGDKTSNYKYPEIFAEKHSPSALTGAQTQSPNTNFMERSRYCMNGRILY